One region of Streptomyces subrutilus genomic DNA includes:
- a CDS encoding ArsR/SmtB family transcription factor, whose protein sequence is MSASTHLAGAHDAQPRDERLAVAVSVLALLADATRLALLDELGRGEADVSTLTEACGAARPSVSQHLAKLRLAGLVTSRKDGRRVVYALRHGHLRRLVDEALSVADHQLRSLPPHD, encoded by the coding sequence ATGAGCGCGAGCACGCACCTGGCAGGTGCACACGATGCGCAGCCGCGGGACGAACGGCTGGCGGTCGCGGTGTCCGTCCTGGCGCTGCTCGCGGATGCCACCCGGCTGGCGCTGCTGGACGAGCTGGGGCGGGGCGAGGCCGATGTCAGCACGCTGACCGAGGCCTGCGGTGCCGCCCGGCCCTCCGTGAGCCAGCACCTGGCCAAGCTTCGCCTCGCCGGTCTTGTCACCAGCCGCAAGGACGGACGGCGCGTGGTCTACGCCCTGCGCCACGGGCATCTGCGGCGGCTGGTGGACGAGGCCCTGAGCGTCGCCGATCACCAGCTGCGCTCCCTTCCGCCGCACGACTGA
- a CDS encoding DoxX family protein, producing the protein MTCINRRDLALLALRAGTGAVLMAHGTQKLFGWFGGGGLAGTAAAMEHMGFRPGRQSAIAAGLGEAGGGALLALGLATPAAGAAAAGAMAGAVSVHAPAGFFNQGGGFEYPAFLGFTAAAVGLAGPGRYSVDHATRHHFDQPWTVALAFAGSALAAAAVVTRRARAQEAERAREEQRGE; encoded by the coding sequence ATGACCTGCATCAACCGCCGTGACCTCGCCCTGCTGGCGCTGCGCGCCGGCACCGGCGCGGTGCTGATGGCGCACGGGACGCAGAAGCTCTTCGGCTGGTTCGGCGGCGGGGGCCTGGCGGGGACGGCCGCCGCGATGGAGCACATGGGCTTCAGGCCCGGACGGCAGAGCGCGATCGCCGCCGGCCTGGGTGAGGCGGGCGGCGGGGCCCTGCTCGCCCTCGGCCTGGCCACACCGGCCGCCGGCGCCGCCGCGGCGGGGGCGATGGCCGGGGCCGTGTCGGTCCACGCGCCCGCCGGCTTCTTCAACCAGGGCGGCGGATTCGAGTACCCGGCCTTCCTCGGGTTCACCGCGGCCGCAGTCGGCCTCGCCGGGCCGGGCCGGTACTCCGTCGACCACGCCACCCGGCACCACTTCGACCAGCCGTGGACGGTCGCGCTGGCCTTCGCGGGCAGCGCGCTCGCGGCCGCCGCGGTCGTCACCAGGCGCGCCCGGGCGCAGGAGGCGGAGCGGGCACGGGAGGAGCAGCGCGGCGAGTGA
- a CDS encoding FBP domain-containing protein has product MEPLTEKQIRSSFVNCTKGEAARLRLPLDFAELPWEDLDFLGWVDPGAPLRAHLVLPGAQGPVGISLRVPSVGRTSAVKSSMCQICLTGHASSGVTLLAAPLAGARGREGNTVGIYVCADLACPLYVRGKRLPKLRAGRYEESLTLDERLARMSGNLDAFAARVTAA; this is encoded by the coding sequence GTGGAACCACTCACTGAGAAACAGATCCGCTCGTCGTTCGTGAACTGCACCAAGGGCGAGGCGGCGCGGCTGCGGCTGCCGCTGGACTTCGCCGAACTGCCCTGGGAGGACCTGGACTTCCTGGGCTGGGTGGATCCGGGGGCGCCGCTGCGGGCCCATCTCGTACTGCCCGGGGCCCAGGGCCCGGTGGGGATTTCCCTGCGCGTGCCCTCGGTGGGCCGCACCAGCGCGGTCAAGTCCAGCATGTGCCAGATCTGCCTGACCGGTCACGCCTCCTCCGGGGTCACCCTGCTCGCCGCCCCGCTGGCGGGCGCCCGCGGCCGGGAGGGCAACACGGTCGGCATCTACGTCTGCGCCGACCTCGCCTGCCCCCTGTACGTCCGGGGCAAGCGGCTGCCGAAGCTGCGTGCCGGGCGGTACGAGGAATCCCTGACGCTGGACGAGCGCCTCGCCCGCATGTCGGGCAACCTCGACGCCTTCGCGGCCAGGGTCACCGCGGCGTGA
- a CDS encoding polysaccharide deacetylase family protein has product MDAGRRAAMTALLAAGLAPGSAAAAAPARPAPRPAPAAGAGPRPPAALLGAEVRRLPTSRKVVALTFNAAWDDSGLDTVLGELRRRELPATFFPTGDFADTHPAAVRAMGAAHGLGNHSYSHPYFEDLTTQERADEVGRAHTAIRRASGTEPLPFFRFPYGATSEDAVADVNDLGYAAIEFTTDTNGYLGPAGGMTVDEAVRRAVDALTPGAIIQMHVGSTGDGVVLDAQALPRIIDTAQAAGYAVTDLRGFLTEAPEIGMHAGQRVRRVDPRGTTH; this is encoded by the coding sequence GTGGATGCGGGACGACGTGCCGCGATGACCGCACTGCTGGCCGCGGGCCTCGCCCCGGGGTCGGCCGCCGCTGCCGCCCCGGCCCGGCCGGCGCCGCGGCCCGCGCCGGCCGCCGGGGCCGGGCCGCGCCCGCCTGCCGCGCTGCTCGGCGCCGAGGTCCGCCGGCTGCCCACGTCCCGGAAGGTCGTGGCGCTCACCTTCAACGCCGCCTGGGACGACAGCGGGCTGGACACGGTGCTGGGGGAACTGCGCCGCCGCGAGCTGCCCGCCACGTTCTTCCCGACGGGCGACTTCGCCGATACCCACCCCGCCGCCGTGCGGGCCATGGGCGCGGCCCACGGCCTGGGCAACCACTCGTACAGCCACCCCTACTTCGAGGACCTGACCACCCAGGAGCGGGCGGACGAGGTCGGCCGCGCCCACACCGCGATCCGCCGGGCGTCCGGCACCGAGCCGCTGCCGTTCTTCCGCTTCCCCTACGGCGCCACGAGCGAGGACGCCGTCGCCGACGTCAACGACCTCGGCTACGCGGCGATCGAGTTCACCACCGACACCAACGGCTACCTCGGCCCGGCCGGCGGCATGACCGTGGACGAGGCGGTCCGGCGCGCCGTGGACGCCCTCACGCCCGGCGCGATCATCCAGATGCACGTGGGCAGCACCGGGGACGGCGTCGTCCTCGACGCCCAGGCCCTCCCCCGGATCATCGACACCGCCCAGGCCGCCGGTTACGCCGTCACCGACCTGCGCGGCTTCCTCACCGAGGCCCCGGAAATCGGGATGCACGCAGGTCAGCGGGTGCGTAGGGTCGATCCACGTGGAACCACTCACTGA
- a CDS encoding FABP family protein has product MFESPQENPYPDSHVLGEGPEPHPLLRPVLPLLGRWHGRGRGEYPTLEQDFRYEQEITFSHDGRPFLRYEARAWLIDASGTPVRPAGREAGWWRVTPDASLEVVLAHPTGIVETYVGRVSDTEIEIETKDVALTPLAKEVTGTRRRYALQGAEMTVTHDMAAVGQPLRHHLTAHLRRRPS; this is encoded by the coding sequence ATGTTCGAGTCGCCGCAGGAGAATCCGTACCCGGACAGCCACGTCCTCGGCGAGGGACCCGAACCGCACCCGCTGCTGCGGCCCGTGCTGCCCCTGCTGGGGCGCTGGCACGGCCGGGGCCGGGGCGAGTACCCGACCCTGGAGCAGGACTTCCGGTACGAGCAGGAGATCACCTTCAGCCACGACGGGCGCCCGTTCCTGCGCTACGAGGCCCGCGCGTGGCTCATCGACGCGTCGGGAACCCCGGTGCGCCCGGCGGGGCGCGAGGCGGGCTGGTGGCGGGTGACACCCGACGCGTCCCTGGAAGTGGTCCTCGCCCACCCCACCGGCATCGTCGAGACGTACGTCGGGCGGGTCTCCGACACGGAGATCGAGATCGAGACCAAGGACGTGGCGCTGACGCCCCTGGCCAAGGAGGTCACCGGCACCCGGCGCCGCTACGCGCTCCAGGGAGCCGAGATGACGGTCACCCACGACATGGCGGCGGTGGGTCAGCCGCTTCGGCACCACCTCACGGCCCACCTGCGCCGACGCCCCTCCTGA